In Desulfobacterales bacterium, the DNA window GTGATGCGATTAAATAAAGTCGATTTACCCACATTGGGCCGACCGACAATGGCAACAATCGGTTTCATTATATTTACAATCTATTTTATATACTTACGCTTGAAAAAACGCCGCTGCAAAGACCCTTTTTTCGGTACTCAACCGTTACCGCTTAAGACCTTTTGATAAATACAGTTCTGCAACGGTGTATCATCAAAAAAGGACGGGAGCAAACATTCATGATCGATTCCGATTCGCATGCATCGGCTACAAACTTCCGGCGAAGGCGAAGGATTCAGCCTCAGCCGGCGTTGCCGGAACTTGTTTGATTGGTCACTGGTTGATTTGACCTTCAAACAAGATGCACTTTTTTGCATGAATATTTCTGAAAAAGGGCCTATCGCAACCCCATCAAAACGTGTACGTCCACATAAAATGAACGGCGTTGATTTCCGGCGCAAAGGCGCCGTTGTTGAGGTCCCTGCCGTACCATTCCCGGGTCCATTTCAAATTGACATTGGTTCCGGGTTTTATATTCCAAACCACGCCCAAGCCTGTCCCGAAGGTATAAAAATCGCCATCGTGCTGATTGGCACCCTTCCATTCTGATTTGTTAAGGGCGACCTCGCAATCCGGCTGGACAAAAAATCCCAACTTGCAGTCTTTTGATGTAAAATAGGTCAGAATCAGATTAAAGACAAATACATCATGGTCATCGTAATCCGTATCCGGATTTTCCAGCCGCCAATTAAGACCGATGGCATTATCGATGAAAATCATTCCTTTTTCCAGTGGATATCTGAACTCGAAAAAAAACCCCGGT includes these proteins:
- a CDS encoding transporter translates to MDAFQTFGKLVHVQRLSDKWQLTNVLIAVLGANLDAELNNGAHMSNSGIGDVMFSNFIGRWWKNRLIHTCFGVAVKFPVGEYDKNEPLNIGENRYVLYLPGFFFEFRYPLEKGMIFIDNAIGLNWRLENPDTDYDDHDVFVFNLILTYFTSKDCKLGFFVQPDCEVALNKSEWKGANQHDGDFYTFGTGLGVVWNIKPGTNVNLKWTREWYGRDLNNGAFAPEINAVHFMWTYTF